One window from the genome of Oryza glaberrima chromosome 3, OglaRS2, whole genome shotgun sequence encodes:
- the LOC127767702 gene encoding protein SOB FIVE-LIKE 5-like: MLVGMEEGDAMAAASSGCSSGCQSGWTTYLDDHSSYSCRTARFHGKAQQPYYHCDYSEDAEEDDLSMISDASSGPRQQCSTGNDDGAAAAAAHANAARRRGRRMEPTARRQSKTAAGASLLEDTASSPAFFKYTNASAEGNGYGYGGVASPVMEMGNAADFSCAFSATTGFESPLNGIPLSGYLQMQYSTTHVKAIPARQARRGGVEKKRR; the protein is encoded by the exons ATGTTGGTGGGAATGGAGGAGGGGgatgcgatggcggcggcgagctcgggttGCAGCAGCGGCTGCCAGTCCGGCTGGACCACCTACCTGGACGATCACTCGTCCTACTCCTGCAGGACCGCGCGGTTCCACGGAAAGGCGCAGCAGCCGTACTACCACTGCGACTACTCCGAggacgcggaggaggacgacctGTCCATGATCTCCGACGCCTCCTCCGGCCCACGCCAGCAGTGCTCCAccggcaacgacgacggcgccgccgccgccgccgcgcatgcCAATGCGGCCCGGAGGAGAGGCAGGCGCATGGAGCCCACCGCCAGGCGGCAGAGCAAGACGGCCGCCGGCGCGTCTCTTCTCGAGGACACGGCAAGCTCGCCGGCGTTCTTCAAGTACACCAAT GCCTCCGCTGAGGGCAATGGCTATGGCTATGGCGGCGTGGCCTCTCCGGTGATGGAGATGGGCAATGCGGCCGACTTCTCCTGCGCCTTCTCCGCCACGACGGGCTTCGAG AGTCCCTTAAACGGGATTCCCCTGAGCGGCTACCTGCAAATGCAGTACTCCACTACACATGTCAAGGCGATTCCCGCAAGACAG GCGCGCAGAGGTGGGGTTGAGAAGAAGAGGCGGTGA